In a genomic window of Akkermansia massiliensis:
- a CDS encoding glycosyltransferase family 2 protein, whose product MPLVSIIIPCYNVAPFMKKCLDTVCAQTLRDIQIICINDGSGDGTLDILREYEAADERFVVIDQPNAGVAAARNAGLDAASGEYIGFVDPDDYISPVMFQRLYLAAEEYRADVACMGATIAGDMPLSVRWSMLNGLQCPEWHCGNYDFTTMGPFSELCWDKLYRAEFLKKTGLRFRSGMKQGSDALFNNLLQPYVKRIVKIPDCLYIYRPTRPDSLVNVYKAPDKKGSGFYPALERIDLIAAAYREQGVLERAGITVLNWLNGSIQLFSSNLLNQTAAEKKEALDAVRALLDKYEWREFVKSPESPFRLLRHIAKGNDLRVRCALFGIYRVLHSRMGNRLVDLCTRIINLRGSAR is encoded by the coding sequence ATGCCGCTCGTTTCCATCATCATTCCCTGCTACAACGTAGCCCCCTTCATGAAAAAATGCCTGGATACCGTCTGTGCCCAGACGCTCCGGGACATTCAAATCATCTGCATCAACGACGGCTCCGGGGATGGAACCCTGGACATCCTGAGGGAATATGAAGCCGCGGATGAACGGTTCGTCGTCATCGACCAGCCGAATGCGGGCGTGGCGGCGGCGCGGAACGCCGGGCTGGATGCGGCTTCCGGGGAATACATCGGCTTTGTGGACCCGGACGACTACATTTCCCCCGTCATGTTCCAGCGCCTGTATCTGGCGGCGGAGGAATACCGGGCGGACGTGGCGTGCATGGGGGCGACGATTGCGGGGGACATGCCCCTCTCCGTCCGCTGGAGCATGCTCAACGGCCTGCAATGCCCGGAATGGCATTGCGGTAACTATGACTTCACGACGATGGGGCCGTTCAGCGAACTGTGCTGGGACAAGCTGTACCGGGCGGAATTCCTGAAAAAGACGGGTCTTCGCTTCCGGTCCGGAATGAAGCAGGGCAGTGACGCCCTCTTCAACAACCTGCTCCAGCCCTATGTGAAAAGAATCGTGAAAATACCGGACTGCCTGTACATCTACCGTCCTACCCGCCCGGACTCCCTGGTGAACGTGTACAAGGCCCCGGACAAAAAGGGTTCCGGCTTTTATCCGGCTCTGGAACGCATCGACCTGATTGCGGCGGCCTACCGGGAACAGGGCGTGCTGGAAAGAGCCGGGATTACGGTGCTGAACTGGCTGAACGGCAGTATCCAGCTCTTTTCCTCCAACCTGTTGAACCAGACGGCGGCAGAAAAAAAGGAGGCCCTGGACGCCGTCCGGGCGCTGCTGGACAAATATGAATGGCGTGAGTTCGTCAAATCCCCGGAATCCCCCTTCCGCCTGCTGAGACACATTGCCAAGGGGAACGATCTCCGCGTGCGGTGCGCCCTCTTCGGCATCTACCGGGTCCTGCATTCCCGCATGGGGAACAGGCTGGTGGACCTCTGCACCCGCATCATCAACCTGCGCGGAAGCGCCCGGTAG
- the argC gene encoding N-acetyl-gamma-glutamyl-phosphate reductase: protein MKQVQVAVVGASGYTGQELLRILLNHRGVKLVCATSRQYAGQPLWEVFPRFRQVPGSDLKFTDSDVDAIAATGAEVAFLALPHGVAASYARGLVDRGVRVIDLSADFRLDSPEVYEEYYGNAHPDTALMQEAVYGLPEWRREEIARARIVASPGCYPTSILLPLIPLFKAGILEPEDVVVCSGSGVSGAGRKASIPLLFCECNESFHAYGVPKHRHLSEIEQELSHAAGKTVVMSFTPHLIPVNTGICSTITARVKKGADPESVGRLLEEAYAAAPFVRLLGRNQPADTKNVTRTNCVDIGWAHDPRTNRVILMSAEDNVVKGAGGQAVQSFNIMCGFDETEGLWVL from the coding sequence ATGAAGCAAGTTCAAGTTGCAGTCGTCGGGGCCAGTGGCTACACCGGACAGGAGTTGTTGCGCATCCTGTTGAATCACCGCGGAGTGAAGCTGGTGTGCGCTACCTCCCGCCAGTATGCCGGACAGCCGTTGTGGGAGGTGTTTCCCCGTTTCCGGCAGGTTCCGGGTTCCGACCTGAAGTTTACGGATTCCGATGTGGACGCGATTGCCGCCACGGGCGCGGAGGTGGCTTTCCTGGCGCTGCCGCATGGCGTGGCCGCTTCCTATGCCCGCGGCCTGGTGGACCGCGGCGTGCGCGTGATTGACCTGAGCGCGGATTTCCGCCTGGACAGCCCGGAAGTGTACGAGGAGTATTACGGCAACGCCCATCCGGATACGGCCCTGATGCAGGAGGCCGTGTATGGCCTTCCGGAGTGGCGCAGGGAGGAGATTGCCCGGGCGCGCATCGTAGCTTCCCCCGGCTGCTATCCCACCAGCATCCTTCTTCCCCTGATTCCCCTGTTCAAGGCCGGCATTCTGGAGCCGGAGGACGTCGTGGTCTGCTCCGGCAGCGGCGTGAGCGGCGCAGGGCGCAAGGCGTCCATTCCCCTGCTGTTCTGCGAGTGCAATGAGAGTTTCCATGCTTACGGCGTGCCGAAGCACCGCCATTTGAGCGAGATTGAGCAGGAGCTTTCCCATGCCGCCGGGAAGACGGTGGTGATGTCCTTTACCCCCCATTTGATTCCCGTGAATACGGGCATTTGCTCCACCATTACGGCCAGGGTGAAGAAGGGAGCGGATCCCGAGTCCGTCGGCCGCCTGTTGGAAGAAGCTTATGCGGCGGCTCCGTTCGTGCGCCTTCTGGGCCGCAACCAGCCTGCGGATACCAAGAATGTGACGCGGACGAATTGCGTGGACATCGGCTGGGCCCATGATCCCCGGACGAACCGCGTGATTCTGATGAGCGCGGAGGATAATGTGGTGAAAGGCGCGGGCGGCCAGGCCGTCCAGTCCTTCAATATCATGTGCGGGTTCGATGAAACGGAAGGCTTGTGGGTCCTGTAG
- a CDS encoding glycosyltransferase family 2 protein: protein MNPLLTVFTPSFNRADCLRHCYESLRRQTCRDFIWLVVDDGSTDGTKELVKEWMREGALDIRCHHQENGGMHAAHNAAYELMDTELNVCLDSDDLMPEDAVASILEFWERHGSDRVAGLAGLDADVKTGELIGTAFAGDVQETTLTGFYAAGGRGDKKLVYRTALMKQLPPYPVFPGEKYVGLGYKYMLADRVAPLLTMNKVLCLVEYREDGSSRNMFRQYVLNPRGFAFLRKEGMKYQPSRRRRFMEAVHYVSASLLARNPGFLRESPRPLLTLAALPFGVVLTGLILAKNGRKE from the coding sequence ATGAACCCCCTGCTCACCGTCTTCACGCCCTCCTTCAACAGGGCGGACTGCCTGCGCCACTGCTATGAAAGCCTGCGGCGGCAGACCTGCCGTGATTTTATCTGGCTGGTGGTGGACGACGGCTCCACCGACGGCACGAAGGAACTGGTGAAGGAATGGATGCGGGAAGGCGCGCTGGACATACGCTGCCACCATCAGGAAAACGGAGGCATGCATGCCGCCCACAATGCCGCGTATGAATTGATGGACACGGAACTCAATGTCTGCCTGGATTCCGACGACCTGATGCCGGAAGACGCCGTGGCCTCCATTCTGGAATTCTGGGAACGTCACGGAAGTGACCGTGTGGCCGGACTGGCAGGGCTGGATGCGGACGTGAAGACGGGGGAACTCATCGGCACGGCCTTTGCAGGGGATGTGCAGGAAACCACATTGACCGGGTTTTATGCGGCGGGAGGCCGCGGAGACAAGAAGCTGGTGTACCGCACCGCGCTGATGAAGCAATTGCCGCCGTATCCCGTCTTTCCCGGTGAAAAATACGTGGGGCTGGGCTACAAGTACATGCTGGCGGACCGCGTCGCCCCGCTGCTTACGATGAACAAGGTGCTTTGCCTGGTGGAATACCGGGAGGACGGCTCCTCCAGGAACATGTTCCGCCAATACGTGCTCAACCCGCGGGGATTCGCCTTTCTGCGGAAGGAGGGAATGAAATACCAGCCCTCCCGGCGTCGGCGGTTCATGGAGGCGGTTCATTACGTCTCCGCCTCCCTGCTGGCCCGCAATCCGGGTTTTTTGCGGGAATCACCGCGACCGTTGCTGACTCTGGCGGCCCTGCCGTTCGGAGTGGTCCTGACGGGCCTTATTCTGGCCAAAAACGGAAGAAAGGAATAA
- a CDS encoding retropepsin-like aspartic protease has translation MKKILSFLTISLVSLLSAQGANTPSGSIPFELGTASRIYVKGSVNGSRPLRFLFDTGATSMVISTNSLKGVPMEFNETVVNHGATGSDEVRGSTENKFTIGGRSLEHVPFIAIPYSPDQWDGVLGLWFIQRQVTEVNYTDRKIYLYPHGSYTPPANAIRLKIEYVMGVPIVPAQVTVNGKTHQLRLSVDTGSDRVLDLNTPFIKKHHLLGSQKPFSTSRISSSDSHTGVLENVMFDSIQLGGCKLPLIPGAFSTVTSGIQSIAEMDGVMGNNLLKRFNMVYDSREGYIYLIPNNLLYTPFYDCLLRPQPDAAFSSRK, from the coding sequence ATGAAAAAAATCCTGTCGTTTCTCACCATTTCACTGGTTTCCCTTCTCTCCGCCCAGGGAGCGAATACCCCCAGCGGCAGCATTCCCTTTGAGCTGGGCACTGCCAGCCGTATTTACGTGAAGGGGAGCGTCAATGGCAGCCGTCCCCTGCGTTTTCTTTTTGATACCGGAGCCACATCCATGGTCATCAGCACCAATTCCCTGAAAGGCGTTCCAATGGAATTCAACGAGACCGTCGTCAACCATGGCGCCACGGGGTCCGATGAAGTACGCGGAAGCACGGAGAACAAATTCACCATCGGGGGACGAAGCCTGGAGCACGTTCCCTTTATTGCCATTCCCTATTCACCGGACCAGTGGGACGGCGTGCTGGGCCTCTGGTTCATCCAACGGCAGGTAACGGAAGTGAATTACACGGACCGGAAGATTTACCTGTACCCGCACGGTTCCTATACGCCGCCGGCGAATGCCATCCGCCTGAAGATTGAGTACGTGATGGGCGTTCCGATTGTCCCCGCACAAGTGACGGTCAACGGAAAAACCCACCAGCTCCGTTTATCCGTGGATACCGGCTCCGACCGCGTTCTGGACCTCAATACGCCTTTCATCAAAAAACATCATTTGCTGGGCAGCCAAAAGCCCTTTTCCACTTCCCGCATTTCCAGTTCGGACTCCCATACCGGGGTTCTGGAAAACGTCATGTTCGACAGCATCCAACTGGGCGGCTGCAAGCTTCCGCTCATCCCCGGCGCCTTCTCCACCGTCACCAGCGGTATTCAGAGCATCGCGGAAATGGACGGCGTCATGGGCAACAACCTGCTGAAACGGTTCAACATGGTCTATGATTCCCGGGAAGGGTATATTTACCTGATTCCCAACAATCTGCTTTACACTCCGTTTTATGATTGCCTGCTCCGCCCGCAGCCGGACGCGGCCTTTTCTTCCAGAAAGTAA
- a CDS encoding glycosyltransferase family 2 protein gives MISVIVPVYNAEAYLSRCMESILNQTYRDIQVICVNDGSTDSSGDMLEELRRRDGRVQVACRENSGLSASRNAGLELAEGECVMFVDADDWLDEHACADAMKAMLGRDADIVFWSYAREYGTASAPVLFWREERVFEGESMEWLRNRLLGPSGAELGRPERLDSYGTAWGKLYRRSLFREGEASFVDTALIGSAEDVLCNLSLFRAARRAVYIPTTFYHYRKTAAGALTKRYKPELADQWEELFRRMERQVRESGAYPEAEQALRNRMALSVIFLGLNVCDAPASSFRKCRILHELLKRDWCRTAVRELPLAPLPPHWKAFFLTVKLGCVPGLYLFLLTIKRILAK, from the coding sequence GTGATTTCCGTCATCGTTCCCGTCTATAACGCGGAGGCTTATCTTTCCCGCTGCATGGAAAGCATTCTGAACCAGACGTACCGGGATATTCAGGTCATCTGCGTGAATGACGGTTCCACGGACTCCAGTGGGGACATGCTGGAAGAACTGCGCCGCCGGGATGGCCGGGTGCAGGTGGCTTGCCGGGAAAACTCCGGCTTGTCCGCCTCCCGGAATGCCGGGCTGGAGCTGGCGGAAGGGGAATGCGTGATGTTTGTGGACGCGGACGACTGGCTGGACGAACACGCCTGCGCGGACGCGATGAAAGCCATGCTGGGAAGGGACGCGGACATCGTGTTCTGGAGCTATGCCAGGGAATATGGAACGGCGTCCGCCCCGGTGCTGTTCTGGCGCGAGGAGCGGGTGTTTGAAGGGGAATCCATGGAATGGCTGAGGAACCGGCTCCTGGGGCCGTCCGGGGCTGAACTGGGGCGTCCGGAACGGCTGGACTCCTACGGTACGGCCTGGGGCAAGCTCTACAGGCGTTCCCTGTTCCGGGAAGGGGAAGCCTCCTTCGTGGACACGGCCCTGATCGGCTCCGCGGAAGACGTGCTCTGCAATCTTTCCCTGTTCCGGGCGGCCCGCAGGGCGGTGTACATCCCCACCACCTTCTACCATTACCGGAAGACGGCGGCGGGAGCCCTGACCAAGCGGTACAAGCCGGAGCTGGCGGACCAGTGGGAGGAACTCTTCCGCCGGATGGAGCGGCAGGTGCGGGAAAGCGGAGCTTATCCGGAAGCGGAGCAGGCCCTGCGGAACCGCATGGCGCTCTCCGTCATTTTCCTGGGCTTGAACGTCTGCGACGCTCCGGCCTCCTCCTTCCGGAAATGCCGTATTCTCCATGAACTGCTGAAACGGGACTGGTGCCGGACGGCGGTCAGGGAGCTGCCTCTGGCGCCTCTCCCCCCGCATTGGAAAGCGTTTTTCCTGACCGTGAAACTGGGATGCGTGCCCGGTTTGTACCTGTTCCTTCTGACCATTAAAAGAATTCTGGCAAAATGA
- a CDS encoding glycosyltransferase family 4 protein, with amino-acid sequence MKIAYVLDDLDAAGGIQAVTRAKAAALAAIPGNEIMLVTANDSRRTASSLPPGVKVVHLGVNYYEDDWKGFLYVLKGILVRRRRHAKALRKALDELRPDIVVSVGQSEKFMIPRLSRDKPWKTVREFHYSGTYRKDYARLQGGIRARVMAALSDFYEFGLRRGTYDATVVLTRQDREENWKGRRGVHVIPNPCVWRPERVAPLERPRAVAVGRLVPVKGFGLLVRAWEKVAAVHPDWKLEIWGDGPERGSLERLVRGKGLEKNVLLRGATGEVREKLLQSSMLVFPSLFEGFGMVLVEAMACGVPCVAFECPCGPRDVISPEEDGLLVPPGDTDALARAIIRLMEQPELRSRMGEAARNKAARYAMDAVCAAWMDLFRQLNSSSSC; translated from the coding sequence ATGAAAATAGCCTATGTACTGGATGATCTGGACGCGGCGGGCGGCATTCAGGCCGTGACCCGCGCCAAGGCTGCCGCCCTGGCTGCCATCCCCGGCAATGAAATAATGCTGGTGACGGCCAATGATTCCCGGCGGACCGCTTCCTCCCTCCCTCCGGGCGTGAAGGTGGTTCACCTGGGTGTGAACTACTATGAGGACGACTGGAAGGGATTCCTGTATGTGCTGAAGGGCATTCTGGTCCGGCGCAGGAGGCATGCGAAAGCTCTGCGGAAGGCGCTGGATGAACTCCGTCCGGATATAGTCGTCTCCGTCGGGCAGTCGGAAAAATTCATGATACCGCGCCTGTCGCGCGACAAGCCGTGGAAAACCGTGCGCGAATTCCACTACTCCGGAACGTACCGGAAGGACTATGCGCGGCTTCAGGGGGGAATCCGTGCGCGCGTAATGGCTGCTCTTTCCGACTTCTATGAATTCGGCCTCCGCAGGGGAACCTATGACGCTACCGTCGTTCTCACCCGGCAGGACCGGGAAGAAAACTGGAAGGGCAGGCGGGGAGTGCATGTCATCCCCAATCCGTGCGTATGGCGGCCGGAGCGGGTTGCTCCCCTGGAACGTCCGCGGGCTGTGGCCGTTGGGCGGCTGGTTCCGGTGAAGGGATTCGGCCTGCTGGTACGCGCGTGGGAAAAAGTGGCCGCCGTTCATCCGGACTGGAAACTGGAAATTTGGGGGGACGGTCCGGAGCGCGGTTCTCTTGAACGCCTGGTCCGGGGAAAAGGGCTGGAAAAAAACGTGCTGCTGCGCGGAGCCACAGGGGAGGTGCGGGAAAAACTGCTTCAATCCTCCATGCTGGTATTCCCCTCCCTCTTTGAAGGCTTCGGCATGGTGCTGGTGGAAGCCATGGCGTGCGGCGTGCCGTGCGTGGCTTTTGAATGCCCGTGCGGTCCGCGGGACGTCATTTCCCCGGAAGAAGACGGCCTGCTGGTTCCTCCCGGGGATACGGACGCCCTGGCCCGCGCCATCATCCGGCTGATGGAACAGCCGGAGCTAAGGAGCCGCATGGGGGAAGCCGCCCGGAACAAGGCGGCCCGTTATGCGATGGATGCCGTCTGCGCCGCGTGGATGGACCTCTTCCGTCAATTAAACTCTTCTTCATCATGCTAA
- a CDS encoding phage tail protein → MNEIITINGILMTTQNEFSAHAGNASIHVTAQEKEKWNSGGQGPKGDKGDPGAPGPEGPQGPKGEPGIQGPAGPQGPKGDKGDKGDAGPEGPQGSSVPPGCFMWFCGSTAPNGWLECNGTTLQISQYPELYAAISTTYGGDGVTTFALPDLTRDSGLFIRSTSTERTVGSVQGDAIRNIKGAFGFLGTGKSQGWATNLEGAFGYIQDTTNRNTVSMSSTGTLNNTTKQWTFDASKSVPTAEENRPVNIAFMPVIKY, encoded by the coding sequence ATGAATGAGATTATCACGATTAACGGAATCCTGATGACCACGCAGAATGAATTTTCCGCTCATGCAGGAAACGCAAGCATTCACGTCACGGCACAGGAAAAGGAAAAATGGAACTCAGGCGGTCAAGGACCTAAAGGAGACAAGGGCGATCCGGGAGCCCCGGGACCGGAAGGCCCCCAAGGCCCCAAGGGTGAACCCGGCATCCAGGGCCCTGCCGGTCCACAGGGCCCCAAAGGGGACAAGGGAGATAAAGGGGATGCAGGTCCCGAAGGTCCGCAAGGTTCCAGCGTGCCTCCTGGCTGCTTCATGTGGTTCTGCGGCAGCACAGCCCCGAACGGCTGGCTGGAATGCAATGGCACGACTCTCCAAATCAGTCAGTATCCGGAATTGTACGCGGCAATCAGCACCACCTATGGCGGCGATGGCGTAACTACCTTCGCCCTTCCCGACTTGACAAGAGACAGCGGGTTGTTCATCCGTTCCACTTCTACAGAGAGAACTGTAGGCAGCGTGCAAGGGGATGCCATCAGAAACATTAAAGGAGCCTTTGGATTTTTGGGAACTGGTAAATCTCAAGGCTGGGCGACTAATTTAGAAGGCGCCTTCGGGTATATCCAAGACACGACAAATCGAAACACAGTTTCTATGTCAAGTACTGGCACGTTAAACAATACTACTAAACAATGGACTTTTGATGCATCCAAATCTGTACCCACTGCTGAAGAAAACCGTCCCGTCAATATAGCCTTCATGCCAGTCATCAAATACTAA
- a CDS encoding glycosyltransferase family 4 protein — MGRRLLYITNGIAGAGGLERVLSVRTRLLAERYGDEIHILTLNEEGKEPFYDFWPGIHVHDVRMQGNPAARLKAWASGVRKAVRAAKPAVVSVCDDGFKGFWIPFLLTGCGCPVVYERHVSRLIQADGLKSSALMKLEFALMRFLGKRFSRFVVLTPGNREEWPMANVEVIPNPLPFYPEAPSSGKEKRVIAVGKVSPQKNYGALLAAWKKAHGKFPEWKVELFGAEKDGGMLRKEIRAAGLEESFLLHPPTREIMREYLASSICAMSSRYEGFGMMLAEAMACGVPCVAFDCPCGPGDIIRHGEDGLLARPGKVAELASALELLMGNEKLRSSMAAKARENVKRYAAETVAAQWDGLFRRILQERKGGKP, encoded by the coding sequence ATGGGAAGACGGCTTTTGTATATCACCAACGGCATCGCCGGAGCGGGAGGGCTGGAACGGGTGCTCTCCGTCCGGACGCGCCTGCTGGCGGAACGGTACGGGGATGAAATCCATATCCTGACGCTGAATGAAGAAGGAAAGGAGCCTTTTTATGACTTCTGGCCCGGCATTCACGTCCATGACGTGCGCATGCAGGGAAATCCCGCCGCGAGGCTGAAGGCCTGGGCAAGCGGCGTTCGGAAGGCGGTGCGCGCCGCCAAGCCTGCTGTCGTTTCCGTTTGCGACGACGGCTTCAAGGGGTTCTGGATTCCCTTCCTGCTGACGGGCTGCGGCTGCCCCGTGGTCTATGAACGCCACGTTTCCCGGCTGATTCAGGCGGACGGCCTGAAATCTTCCGCTCTCATGAAACTGGAATTCGCCCTGATGCGGTTCCTGGGAAAACGCTTCTCCCGTTTTGTGGTGCTGACGCCCGGCAACCGGGAGGAATGGCCCATGGCGAATGTGGAGGTGATTCCCAATCCCCTGCCGTTTTATCCGGAGGCACCCTCTTCCGGAAAAGAAAAAAGGGTGATTGCCGTCGGCAAGGTTTCCCCCCAGAAAAACTACGGAGCGCTTCTGGCCGCCTGGAAAAAGGCGCACGGTAAATTTCCGGAATGGAAGGTGGAGCTGTTCGGAGCGGAAAAGGACGGAGGGATGCTGAGGAAAGAGATACGGGCCGCAGGGCTGGAGGAAAGCTTCCTGCTGCATCCCCCCACGCGGGAGATCATGCGGGAGTATCTGGCCTCTTCCATCTGTGCGATGTCTTCCCGCTATGAAGGATTCGGCATGATGCTGGCGGAGGCGATGGCGTGCGGCGTGCCGTGCGTGGCCTTTGACTGTCCCTGCGGTCCCGGCGACATCATCCGCCATGGGGAGGACGGCCTTCTGGCGCGGCCGGGAAAGGTGGCGGAACTGGCTTCCGCCCTGGAACTTCTGATGGGGAATGAAAAACTGCGCTCCTCCATGGCCGCGAAAGCGCGGGAAAATGTGAAGCGGTACGCGGCTGAAACGGTGGCGGCCCAATGGGACGGCCTGTTCCGCCGCATCCTTCAGGAAAGGAAAGGAGGCAAGCCGTGA
- a CDS encoding glycosyltransferase, with the protein MTPQRVLMVFTIMNRGGAETMVMNYYRHMDRSRLQFDFLVHRETPGIYEEEIRRLGGRIYRLPPITLRGLAAYQEKIAAFFDGHPEYRMVHGHCSELGYWVYREAAARNIPFIAAHAHSSPVGIDKNSLFRFVLKHLMRPCLTHRFTCNELCGRWLFGRRGARDAIVVRNAIDAGRFTYSPEVRERVRKEMGWEGRLVVGHIGNFSWPKNHEFLLRVFRALLAVRPDALLALVGSGGEGEGRIRQEAERPEWDGSIRLLGGRDDVAALVQGMDVFVFPSRFEGFGIAMLEAQAAGLPVVASDRVPGDGAVVPGHVNFMSLKKSPAAWARKIAELADGWQRTDASAFIREAGLDIVRNAEKLQELYLSQGGEA; encoded by the coding sequence ATGACCCCTCAACGAGTGCTCATGGTATTCACCATCATGAACCGCGGCGGAGCGGAAACGATGGTGATGAATTATTACCGCCACATGGACCGCAGCAGGCTCCAGTTTGACTTTCTGGTGCACCGGGAGACGCCCGGCATTTATGAAGAGGAAATCCGGAGGCTGGGAGGGCGGATTTACAGGCTGCCGCCCATCACCCTGCGCGGTCTGGCGGCGTATCAGGAAAAAATAGCGGCTTTTTTTGACGGACATCCGGAATACAGGATGGTTCACGGCCACTGTTCCGAGCTGGGCTACTGGGTATATCGTGAGGCGGCGGCGCGGAACATTCCTTTCATTGCGGCGCATGCCCACAGCTCTCCGGTAGGAATTGATAAAAACTCCCTGTTCCGCTTCGTGCTCAAGCACCTGATGCGTCCCTGCCTGACCCACCGGTTCACGTGCAACGAACTGTGCGGGCGCTGGCTTTTCGGCCGCAGGGGCGCGCGTGACGCCATCGTCGTCCGGAACGCCATTGACGCGGGGCGGTTCACCTATTCCCCGGAGGTCCGGGAGCGGGTGCGGAAGGAAATGGGCTGGGAAGGCAGGCTGGTAGTGGGCCACATCGGCAATTTTTCCTGGCCCAAAAACCACGAATTCCTGCTGCGCGTCTTCCGCGCCCTGCTGGCGGTAAGGCCGGACGCCCTGCTGGCGCTGGTGGGAAGCGGCGGGGAAGGAGAGGGCAGGATCCGGCAGGAGGCGGAGCGGCCTGAATGGGACGGAAGCATCCGCCTGCTGGGCGGCAGGGATGACGTTGCCGCCCTGGTGCAGGGGATGGATGTCTTTGTCTTCCCCTCCCGGTTTGAAGGCTTCGGCATTGCGATGCTGGAAGCGCAGGCGGCGGGGCTGCCCGTGGTGGCGTCCGACCGGGTGCCGGGGGATGGAGCGGTGGTCCCGGGCCATGTGAATTTTATGTCCCTGAAAAAATCCCCCGCCGCCTGGGCGCGGAAAATAGCGGAACTGGCGGACGGCTGGCAACGGACGGATGCGTCCGCCTTCATCCGTGAAGCGGGGCTGGACATCGTCCGCAATGCGGAAAAGCTTCAGGAACTCTATCTGTCACAGGGAGGTGAAGCATGA
- a CDS encoding glycosyltransferase: MKRIFIAIQYMELGGAERALLGLLDALDASRFRVDLFVYRHSGELMPLIPDKVNLLPELPSYRALSRPVKDILKEGRLGIAAARLWAKRRSARFGKRLEGRENYAVFDDAAAAVSPFLPSLKKLGVYDLAISFLTPHRIVRDKVLARRKIAWIHTDYSSIGINVERELPVWRSYDRIISISPQAGRGFLSRFPELEDKLVEMQNIVSPEAVREQAALEDVSAVMEGAPSLCTVGRFSHAKGMDRAVRLAARLVAMGMEKLRWYLIGYGDEMSLRREIAACGMREHVVILGKKANPYPYMAACGLYVQPSRYEGRAVAVREAQILGRPVAITNFPTSAGHLEDGVDGIIIPNDEEGAALALFRLLKDDARLESLSAECRRRDYGNRNEILKLEALI; the protein is encoded by the coding sequence ATGAAACGTATATTCATAGCCATTCAATACATGGAGCTGGGGGGCGCGGAACGCGCTCTGCTGGGGCTGCTGGATGCGCTGGACGCCTCCCGCTTCCGCGTGGACCTGTTCGTTTACCGCCATTCCGGAGAGCTGATGCCGCTGATTCCGGATAAAGTGAACCTTCTGCCGGAACTTCCCTCCTACCGTGCGCTGTCCCGTCCGGTAAAGGACATCCTGAAGGAAGGGAGGCTGGGCATTGCCGCCGCGCGCCTGTGGGCCAAGCGGCGTTCCGCCCGTTTTGGAAAACGGCTGGAAGGCCGTGAAAACTACGCCGTCTTTGACGATGCCGCCGCCGCCGTCTCCCCGTTTCTTCCTTCCCTGAAAAAGCTGGGCGTGTATGACTTGGCCATCAGCTTCCTGACGCCCCACCGCATCGTCCGGGACAAGGTGCTGGCCCGCAGGAAAATAGCCTGGATTCATACGGACTACTCCTCCATCGGAATCAATGTGGAGCGTGAATTGCCGGTGTGGCGCAGCTATGACCGCATCATCTCCATTTCCCCGCAGGCAGGGAGGGGCTTCCTGTCCCGCTTTCCGGAACTGGAGGATAAGCTGGTGGAGATGCAGAACATCGTTTCCCCGGAAGCGGTGAGGGAACAGGCCGCTCTGGAAGACGTTTCCGCCGTGATGGAGGGGGCCCCGTCCCTGTGCACCGTGGGAAGGTTCTCCCATGCCAAAGGGATGGACCGCGCCGTCAGGCTGGCCGCGCGCCTGGTGGCAATGGGGATGGAAAAACTGCGCTGGTACCTCATCGGCTACGGGGATGAAATGTCCCTGCGCCGTGAAATTGCCGCCTGCGGCATGCGGGAACACGTGGTCATTCTGGGTAAAAAGGCCAATCCCTACCCGTACATGGCCGCCTGCGGGCTGTATGTGCAGCCGTCCCGGTATGAGGGAAGGGCCGTGGCGGTGAGGGAGGCGCAGATATTGGGACGGCCCGTAGCCATTACAAACTTTCCGACCTCCGCCGGGCATCTGGAAGACGGCGTGGACGGAATCATCATCCCGAATGACGAGGAAGGTGCCGCGCTGGCCCTGTTCCGGCTGCTGAAGGATGACGCGCGCCTGGAAAGCCTGTCTGCGGAATGCCGGAGGCGTGACTACGGCAACCGTAATGAAATCCTGAAACTGGAGGCATTGATCTGA